In one window of Campylobacter sp. DNA:
- a CDS encoding class I SAM-dependent methyltransferase, protein MKPDYKNWVPKGMIASFAAGAGVALVLFLIFGVCGALVGGVLRWFLAGLFGAAALFLVGFTIYCVVWYRAFDYDGKRQLSRAIVEGTAKYVDLPEGGRGLDVGCGSGALTIAVAKRNPHASVLGVDRWGFEYASFNKQLCESNARAEGVQNTSFEQADATKLPFEDGSFDAVASNYVYHNIMRKDRQALLLETLRVLKKGGSFAIHDLFSRGNYGDMDAFIARLKEQGYERVELIDTTQGLFMGPREAKWLMLGSSKLLVGKK, encoded by the coding sequence ATGAAACCGGACTATAAAAACTGGGTGCCTAAGGGCATGATCGCGAGCTTTGCCGCGGGTGCGGGCGTAGCGTTAGTTTTGTTTTTGATTTTCGGCGTTTGCGGCGCACTAGTCGGCGGCGTGCTAAGGTGGTTTCTTGCGGGGCTTTTCGGCGCAGCGGCGCTGTTTTTGGTCGGCTTTACGATCTACTGCGTCGTGTGGTACCGCGCGTTTGATTACGACGGCAAGCGTCAGCTCTCTCGCGCGATCGTAGAGGGCACGGCAAAATATGTAGATCTGCCTGAGGGCGGTCGCGGGCTAGACGTGGGCTGCGGCAGCGGCGCGCTAACGATCGCCGTCGCCAAGCGCAACCCGCACGCATCGGTGCTAGGCGTCGATCGCTGGGGCTTTGAGTACGCGTCTTTTAACAAGCAGCTGTGCGAATCCAACGCGCGCGCCGAAGGTGTGCAAAACACCAGCTTCGAGCAGGCCGACGCCACGAAGCTGCCCTTTGAGGACGGCAGCTTCGATGCGGTTGCAAGCAACTACGTCTATCACAACATCATGCGCAAGGACCGCCAGGCGCTGCTTTTAGAGACGCTTCGCGTGCTTAAAAAGGGCGGCAGCTTCGCGATCCACGATCTTTTCTCGCGCGGAAACTACGGCGACATGGATGCTTTCATCGCACGACTTAAGGAGCAGGGCTACGAGCGAGTCGAGCTTATAGATACGACGCAGGGGCTTTTTATGGGTCCGCGCGAAGCCAAATGGCTGATGCTGGGCAGCTCAAAGCTTTTGGTGGGCAAAAAATAG
- a CDS encoding TonB-dependent receptor, with amino-acid sequence MFKKFYLSNAAIALSLCAALQLNGAENNATSANISASSAEAVNSVASKNASGANTTKLGTIVVTATGFEDTLKNEVRNVSVITAEDMENRGYRDLREILEKAPGVSFNGRSVDLRGQGAKANTSVKVLLNGVALNMIDTTPTTIPIDLVPIEDIERVEIIPGGGSVLYGSGTSGGVINIITKKGAKYPYANVSTKIASYNYKDLNFGAGGNVSENLFLKTAIKGFDQHGYRKGERERGYYTSFGLNYKISDDQSLSFNPSFYRARTHDVPGLGLAELKADRRQQGGERTFTKSTRLNFDLDYAVKFGDRFEANLQPYYQDIRILQKGFVMKDRKEGANLKGKFTYDNDELIAGYDYLKNKGFRRIDFNTAINPMMSLSQLTIFDMQKLTHSVYALEKHDFTELFSLSAGGRFERAEYKVDREVSTTMRRMGRIISQTQDSTHVTDDKNNYAFEITPNFNYSKDGNVYFKFERGYISPGPNQLIDKLGRNGPYVLNNLKSETFKTYEIGMKDLIYGQYVSATLFWTDTKNEIVNELLGSGFNSGWHFINIDETRRKGVELYAEQNLLSNLKLSETFSYVDAKIQSGANKGKQVPLVERSKFVLGVDYEPIRNLTLMSDFKYFSSSHDANHDRIDSRTIVDLGAAYRFASGFLISAGVKNVFDEEYNYNQNLRADVYTPAPGRNYYVEFKYAY; translated from the coding sequence ATGTTTAAGAAATTTTATCTTTCAAATGCCGCAATCGCGCTAAGTTTGTGCGCCGCCTTACAACTAAACGGAGCCGAAAACAACGCTACGTCCGCAAATATCAGCGCGTCTAGCGCAGAGGCGGTAAATTCCGTAGCTTCTAAAAACGCTTCCGGCGCGAACACCACAAAGCTGGGAACCATCGTAGTTACAGCGACGGGCTTTGAGGACACGCTTAAAAACGAGGTTCGCAACGTTTCCGTTATCACTGCGGAGGATATGGAAAACCGCGGTTACCGCGATCTGCGCGAAATTTTAGAAAAGGCGCCGGGGGTTAGCTTTAACGGCAGATCGGTTGATTTGCGCGGGCAAGGTGCGAAAGCCAATACCTCCGTCAAGGTCCTTCTTAACGGAGTCGCTCTCAATATGATCGACACGACGCCTACGACCATCCCGATTGATCTCGTTCCGATCGAAGATATCGAGCGCGTGGAGATCATCCCCGGCGGCGGTAGCGTGCTTTACGGCAGCGGCACCAGCGGCGGCGTGATAAATATCATCACAAAAAAGGGCGCAAAATATCCATACGCCAATGTCTCTACCAAGATCGCGTCGTATAATTATAAAGATCTAAATTTCGGCGCAGGCGGGAATGTGAGCGAAAATCTATTTCTAAAGACCGCAATAAAGGGCTTTGATCAGCATGGATACCGCAAGGGCGAAAGAGAGCGAGGCTACTATACATCATTTGGACTAAATTATAAAATTTCAGATGATCAAAGCCTCTCTTTTAATCCAAGCTTTTATCGCGCCAGGACGCATGATGTGCCGGGTTTAGGGCTTGCCGAGCTTAAAGCGGATCGTCGCCAACAAGGAGGCGAGAGGACCTTTACCAAAAGTACGCGACTAAATTTTGACTTGGATTATGCGGTAAAATTTGGCGATAGATTTGAAGCAAATTTACAGCCTTATTACCAAGATATTAGAATTTTGCAAAAGGGCTTTGTGATGAAAGATCGCAAAGAGGGGGCGAATTTAAAGGGCAAATTTACCTATGATAACGACGAGCTCATAGCGGGATATGATTATCTTAAAAATAAGGGCTTCCGCAGGATCGATTTTAATACCGCAATAAATCCTATGATGAGCCTTTCACAACTTACGATCTTTGATATGCAGAAACTTACCCACTCGGTTTATGCCTTAGAAAAGCACGACTTTACGGAGCTGTTTTCGCTTAGTGCTGGCGGGCGTTTTGAGCGCGCCGAATACAAAGTAGATCGCGAGGTCTCTACGACGATGCGTAGGATGGGGCGTATAATCTCGCAGACGCAGGACAGCACGCACGTAACGGACGATAAAAACAACTATGCTTTTGAGATCACGCCGAATTTTAATTATTCCAAAGATGGCAACGTCTATTTTAAATTTGAGCGAGGCTATATCTCGCCAGGCCCTAATCAGCTCATCGACAAGCTCGGTCGCAACGGCCCTTACGTACTTAATAACCTCAAATCCGAAACCTTTAAAACCTATGAGATCGGCATGAAGGATCTAATCTATGGGCAATACGTAAGCGCGACGCTGTTTTGGACCGATACGAAAAACGAGATCGTAAACGAGCTACTCGGTAGCGGCTTTAATAGCGGTTGGCATTTCATCAATATCGACGAGACGCGCCGCAAGGGCGTGGAGCTGTATGCGGAGCAAAACCTGCTTTCAAATTTAAAGCTCAGCGAGACCTTTTCATACGTGGACGCCAAGATCCAATCCGGCGCGAATAAGGGCAAGCAGGTTCCGCTAGTGGAGCGCTCGAAGTTCGTTTTGGGCGTCGATTATGAGCCGATTAGAAATTTAACGCTGATGAGCGATTTTAAATATTTCTCATCATCGCACGACGCCAACCACGACAGGATCGATTCGCGCACGATCGTGGATCTGGGCGCTGCGTACCGCTTCGCAAGCGGATTTTTGATAAGCGCCGGAGTCAAAAACGTCTTTGACGAAGAGTATAATTACAACCAAAATTTACGCGCAGATGTCTATACTCCGGCTCCCGGACGCAACTACTACGTGGAGTTTAAATACGCCTATTAG
- a CDS encoding DUF3137 domain-containing protein produces MDIKTVIDLEKQRKRLKKSRKLWKILSYLVAFAVFGPMLALALIIIFRDFPKLDLGIESLFFLIMSILAIISTRDEFYEWIFERKTERFLMRYKELYLKPYIESLGFSYKMGALFQEKEVRQSEIFDGFDRFRADDLVCANLDGVDFMFCDIRLEKDIGTGIPFIFKNNYVTFFEGPFFVANFNKKICSDVFVFSNTTLPPSELRRKLLGGREIPIDNAYFNQNFTIYANDAMTVMYVLTPALMEKILSLKQLVKSNISLSFKQNKIYIAIARGADSFEPSLDQPILNARIAKDIKADLDAMLQIVKILRLNEKIWTS; encoded by the coding sequence GTGGATATTAAAACCGTCATAGATTTAGAAAAGCAGCGCAAACGGCTTAAGAAAAGTCGCAAGCTTTGGAAAATTTTAAGTTATCTAGTAGCGTTTGCGGTTTTCGGTCCGATGCTTGCGCTCGCATTGATAATAATCTTTCGCGATTTTCCCAAACTCGATCTCGGCATAGAAAGTTTATTCTTTTTAATCATGTCTATTTTAGCAATAATCAGTACGAGAGATGAATTTTACGAGTGGATTTTTGAGCGTAAAACCGAGCGATTTTTGATGCGCTACAAAGAGCTTTATCTCAAGCCATATATCGAGAGCCTGGGCTTTTCGTATAAAATGGGCGCGCTTTTTCAGGAAAAAGAGGTAAGGCAAAGCGAGATATTTGACGGATTTGATAGATTTCGCGCGGATGATCTGGTTTGTGCGAACCTGGACGGAGTGGATTTTATGTTTTGCGATATAAGGCTAGAAAAAGATATCGGTACGGGAATCCCATTTATTTTTAAAAATAATTACGTCACATTTTTCGAAGGACCCTTTTTTGTGGCAAATTTTAATAAAAAAATCTGCTCCGACGTTTTTGTTTTTTCGAATACGACACTGCCGCCGTCTGAGTTGCGGCGCAAGCTACTGGGTGGTCGCGAAATCCCGATAGATAACGCGTACTTCAATCAAAATTTTACGATCTATGCAAACGACGCAATGACGGTTATGTATGTTCTGACGCCGGCGCTGATGGAGAAAATTTTATCTCTTAAACAGCTCGTGAAATCGAACATCTCGCTGAGCTTCAAGCAAAATAAAATTTACATCGCGATAGCTCGCGGCGCCGATAGTTTCGAGCCGAGTCTAGATCAGCCGATACTCAATGCCCGTATCGCAAAGGATATCAAGGCGGATCTGGACGCGATGTTGCAAATCGTAAAAATTCTAAGGCTTAATGAAAAAATTTGGACGTCTTAG
- the dxr gene encoding 1-deoxy-D-xylulose-5-phosphate reductoisomerase: protein MVVLGSTGSIGTNTLDVAARSGSMIEALSCGRNIKLLNEQIAKFHPKLVCIADAQQKSEVDHERVFCGADGILQMLAECKSTTVVNALVGFAGMMPSLKTQELGKRLCLANKESLVVGGKFLQTDKIYPIDSEHFGLKFLLSNAKIPVSRLIITASGGAFYDVPLTQLGSLTPQNALKHPNWKMGAKITIDSATMANKLFEVIEAFWLYGTREIDALIERTSQIHALVEFADGSTTAHISRADMRLAIAHAMFSGDVREQITAPVDLCALRPIELKPIDEMKFQIFTLKDALLANPDLGVVINAANEAGVNAFLQQQCRFTDIARVVLKCAEKFNSPSVTDAEALVAVDASVRAYANELLK, encoded by the coding sequence ATGGTAGTTTTAGGCTCCACGGGCTCTATCGGCACAAACACCCTAGACGTAGCCGCTCGCAGCGGCAGTATGATCGAAGCGCTTAGCTGCGGACGCAATATCAAGCTTTTAAACGAACAGATCGCAAAATTTCATCCAAAGCTCGTTTGTATCGCGGACGCGCAGCAAAAAAGTGAGGTAGATCACGAGCGCGTATTTTGCGGCGCGGATGGAATTTTACAGATGCTTGCGGAGTGCAAAAGCACGACCGTGGTAAACGCTCTCGTAGGCTTTGCTGGCATGATGCCCAGCCTAAAAACCCAAGAGCTCGGAAAGAGGCTCTGTCTAGCCAACAAAGAAAGCCTCGTCGTCGGCGGGAAATTTCTGCAAACGGATAAAATTTACCCGATCGACAGCGAGCATTTCGGACTGAAATTTTTACTTAGCAATGCCAAAATCCCCGTTTCGCGCCTAATCATCACAGCTAGCGGCGGCGCGTTTTACGACGTGCCGCTAACGCAGCTGGGTTCGCTCACGCCGCAAAACGCCCTCAAGCACCCCAACTGGAAGATGGGCGCAAAGATCACGATCGACAGCGCCACGATGGCGAATAAGCTCTTTGAGGTGATCGAGGCGTTTTGGCTCTACGGCACGCGCGAGATCGATGCGCTCATTGAGCGCACCTCGCAGATCCACGCGCTGGTCGAATTCGCAGACGGCTCTACGACGGCGCATATTAGCAGAGCCGATATGCGCCTAGCCATCGCACACGCGATGTTTAGCGGCGACGTACGGGAGCAGATCACTGCACCCGTGGATCTGTGCGCCCTGCGACCGATAGAGCTTAAGCCGATCGACGAGATGAAATTTCAAATTTTTACCCTCAAAGACGCGCTGTTAGCAAACCCCGATCTCGGCGTCGTCATCAATGCCGCAAACGAAGCGGGCGTAAATGCGTTTTTGCAGCAGCAGTGCCGCTTCACCGACATTGCGCGCGTGGTGCTAAAGTGCGCGGAGAAATTTAACTCGCCTAGCGTAACGGACGCGGAAGCGCTTGTAGCGGTGGATGCGAGCGTACGAGCGTATGCAAACGAACTGCTGAAATAA
- a CDS encoding phosphatidate cytidylyltransferase — protein MKQRIITASILLAVFLALILINARWLNFAVFALILVLAFFESLKLWGLEETSKKWLALAIAFFALLPFTQTDEPFVSALKVSILMILCVASVVAFTKGPSLKITLPFIYPVAPIFFMWAAYDDFGEVFHFVWLIFIIVASDSGAYFIGRAFGKTPLSASSPNKTVEGVLGGLALALIVSLIYARIFTNMPPLEILGKTIIIAIFGVFGDLFESYLKRAVGLKDSGALFPGHGGILDRIDGYMFGAIAMAIVYSW, from the coding sequence ATGAAGCAAAGAATAATCACGGCAAGCATTTTACTCGCCGTATTTTTGGCTCTAATTCTCATAAACGCTAGGTGGCTAAATTTCGCCGTATTTGCGTTGATACTCGTGCTTGCGTTTTTTGAAAGCCTCAAGTTATGGGGTCTGGAGGAAACTAGCAAAAAGTGGCTCGCGCTGGCGATCGCGTTTTTTGCGCTGCTACCATTTACGCAGACCGATGAGCCCTTCGTCTCAGCGCTAAAAGTTAGCATCCTAATGATCCTATGCGTCGCCTCTGTCGTAGCCTTTACCAAGGGCCCTAGCCTAAAGATCACGCTTCCTTTTATCTATCCCGTTGCGCCGATATTTTTTATGTGGGCGGCTTACGATGATTTCGGGGAAGTTTTTCACTTCGTTTGGCTGATCTTTATTATCGTAGCTAGCGATAGCGGCGCATATTTTATCGGAAGAGCTTTTGGCAAAACTCCGCTAAGCGCCAGCTCGCCGAATAAAACCGTAGAAGGCGTGCTAGGTGGTCTTGCACTCGCGCTTATCGTTAGCCTCATTTATGCGCGCATCTTTACCAATATGCCGCCGCTTGAAATTTTAGGAAAAACCATCATCATAGCAATTTTTGGCGTGTTCGGCGATCTGTTTGAAAGCTACCTAAAACGCGCGGTGGGTCTTAAAGATAGCGGCGCGCTCTTTCCGGGACACGGCGGGATCTTAGACCGCATCGACGGCTATATGTTCGGCGCGATTGCGATGGCGATAGTCTATTCATGGTAG
- a CDS encoding NFACT RNA binding domain-containing protein, whose translation MKYQNLIQICDYLRAKRFLSHIKRVGDNLFKVCFDGNEMLFFDMNKSGCNIHENDTFTEGKVYAAPFDVLLAKRFVKSRITSVSVPENNRILCLSVSQNASYKTQSSNIYFEFTGRFTNVIITDENDVILEALRHFETEFRQIKVGRKLRHLPPANIKEASVPKISDFRAFFRAEFNALNADRLNSLKSAKITALNKKLDSVREALGSLQSSAELLRSAELLGAKAALLKENIYKIPTSAREFTLQKGDAEAVEFKLQKPASAALGELYSEAKRLRQKAANIHVEEQNLKEKLTFYENLKSLILAAQNAHEIEILMPKRTQTRQKSKEKNSEYVASFYLGDFKISVGKNEKGNGFLLKNSSKSDYWFHLKDIPSAHVIVKTNKQSLSEEVVEFAAKICVSFSASGSGKYLVDYTKRQNVKINEGAFVNYVNFKTIGVLKP comes from the coding sequence ATGAAGTATCAAAACTTAATTCAAATTTGCGACTATCTACGCGCCAAACGCTTCCTTTCGCACATTAAGCGCGTAGGAGATAACCTTTTTAAAGTCTGCTTTGACGGCAATGAGATGCTGTTTTTCGACATGAATAAATCGGGCTGCAATATCCACGAAAATGACACTTTTACCGAAGGTAAGGTTTACGCGGCGCCCTTTGACGTGTTACTTGCCAAGCGCTTCGTAAAATCGCGCATCACTTCCGTTAGCGTGCCAGAAAATAATAGAATTCTATGCCTTAGCGTAAGCCAAAACGCAAGCTACAAAACCCAAAGCTCAAATATCTACTTCGAATTTACCGGGCGATTTACCAACGTAATAATCACCGATGAAAACGATGTGATTTTAGAGGCACTGCGGCACTTCGAAACGGAATTTAGACAGATCAAGGTAGGAAGAAAACTCCGCCACCTACCGCCTGCAAATATTAAAGAAGCCTCCGTGCCAAAAATTTCGGACTTTAGAGCATTTTTTCGCGCGGAATTTAACGCGCTAAATGCGGATCGCTTAAACTCGCTCAAATCTGCAAAAATCACGGCGCTAAATAAAAAGCTAGACTCGGTGCGCGAAGCTTTAGGCTCTTTGCAAAGCAGCGCTGAACTACTGCGAAGCGCCGAGCTTTTAGGTGCGAAAGCTGCCTTGCTAAAAGAAAATATCTATAAAATTCCAACTAGCGCGCGAGAATTTACGCTGCAAAAAGGAGACGCCGAGGCGGTAGAATTTAAACTGCAAAAGCCTGCAAGCGCCGCTTTGGGCGAGCTTTACTCCGAGGCAAAGCGTCTGCGCCAAAAGGCTGCTAATATCCATGTCGAAGAGCAAAATTTAAAGGAGAAACTCACGTTTTATGAGAATTTAAAATCGCTTATTCTTGCCGCACAGAATGCACACGAGATCGAAATTCTAATGCCCAAGCGCACGCAAACTAGGCAAAAAAGCAAGGAAAAAAATAGCGAATATGTAGCGAGCTTTTATCTCGGGGATTTTAAAATCAGCGTCGGTAAAAACGAAAAAGGCAATGGGTTCTTACTAAAAAATAGCTCCAAATCCGACTATTGGTTTCATCTTAAGGATATTCCAAGCGCACACGTCATCGTAAAGACAAATAAGCAAAGTCTAAGCGAAGAGGTGGTCGAATTCGCTGCTAAAATTTGCGTGAGCTTCAGTGCAAGCGGCAGCGGAAAATATCTCGTCGATTACACCAAACGTCAAAATGTCAAAATCAACGAAGGCGCTTTCGTAAACTACGTAAATTTTAAAACAATCGGCGTTTTAAAGCCGTAA
- a CDS encoding nitroreductase family protein, with protein MEILDIFANRRSVRKYAQGPLEDEALDKILKAGLLAPSGHARRPWEFILVRDKQMLERLSGCRESGADMLKQAAAAIVVIADERKQDVWIEDCSVALGYMHLAASALNLGSCWVQVRLRAAADGRSCEEFLREALGFPPNFKAEAILALGVLQQHPSPHDLQKLNLAKIHKEKF; from the coding sequence ATGGAAATTTTAGATATTTTTGCAAATCGCAGAAGCGTAAGAAAGTACGCGCAGGGACCGCTTGAGGACGAGGCACTGGATAAAATTTTAAAAGCGGGCCTGCTTGCGCCGTCGGGGCATGCACGCCGCCCGTGGGAGTTCATCCTCGTGCGCGACAAACAGATGCTTGAGCGGCTAAGCGGATGTCGCGAAAGCGGAGCAGATATGCTAAAACAGGCTGCGGCCGCGATCGTCGTGATCGCAGATGAGCGGAAGCAGGACGTCTGGATCGAGGACTGCTCGGTAGCGCTAGGCTACATGCACCTTGCCGCAAGCGCGCTAAATCTCGGTAGCTGCTGGGTGCAGGTAAGATTGCGCGCCGCCGCGGACGGACGCAGCTGCGAGGAGTTTTTGCGCGAGGCGCTGGGCTTTCCGCCAAATTTCAAAGCAGAAGCGATACTGGCCCTCGGCGTGCTGCAACAGCATCCGAGCCCGCACGATCTGCAGAAGTTAAATTTAGCCAAAATCCACAAAGAGAAATTTTAA
- a CDS encoding 3-isopropylmalate dehydratase large subunit → MKQTITEKIFSEHVGEAVFAGQIIESAIDMVIGNDITTPISIKQFELSGAKKLANPDGFAIVMDHYIPTKDILSANQAKISREFAYKHDLKNYFDEKDMGIEHALMPEKGLVVPGDVIIGADSHTCTHGALGAFATGMGSTDLAFAMITGKNWFKVPPTIKVIFCGKPAPHIYGKDLILEVIRLIGVDGARYKALEFCGDALEHLDMDSRFSLCNMAIEAGGKSGIVAVDEITKEFLADKSLRAEPKFHYSDEGANYEQILEINVSKLDPVIAYPFLPSNGKSVREAVRDDIAVDQVFIGSCTNGRLSDLRIAAQILKGRKVARKTRLIITPATQKIALAAQKEGLWDIFVEAGAVVSNPTCGACLGGYMGILGVGERCVSTTNRNFVGRMGDRTSEVYLANSAVAAASAVAGKIADPRDL, encoded by the coding sequence ATGAAGCAGACGATCACGGAGAAAATTTTTAGTGAGCACGTGGGCGAGGCGGTTTTTGCGGGACAGATCATCGAAAGCGCCATAGATATGGTCATCGGCAACGACATCACGACGCCGATTTCGATCAAGCAGTTTGAGCTTAGCGGCGCGAAAAAGCTCGCCAACCCGGACGGCTTTGCGATCGTGATGGATCACTATATCCCTACGAAGGATATTCTAAGCGCAAACCAAGCTAAAATTTCACGCGAGTTTGCTTACAAGCACGATTTGAAAAACTATTTCGACGAAAAAGATATGGGTATCGAGCACGCGCTGATGCCTGAAAAAGGGCTCGTAGTGCCCGGCGACGTCATCATCGGCGCGGACAGCCACACCTGTACTCACGGCGCACTCGGGGCATTTGCGACGGGTATGGGCAGTACCGATCTTGCTTTTGCGATGATAACGGGCAAAAATTGGTTCAAAGTACCTCCTACGATCAAAGTGATCTTTTGCGGCAAGCCCGCGCCGCACATCTACGGCAAGGATCTGATTTTAGAGGTGATCCGCCTCATCGGCGTGGACGGCGCGCGCTATAAGGCTTTGGAGTTCTGCGGCGACGCGCTGGAGCACCTGGATATGGATAGCAGATTTTCGCTTTGCAATATGGCGATCGAAGCGGGCGGCAAGAGCGGTATCGTCGCGGTCGATGAGATCACGAAGGAATTTTTGGCGGATAAAAGCTTGCGCGCTGAGCCGAAATTTCATTATTCCGACGAGGGCGCGAACTATGAGCAAATTTTAGAGATCAATGTGAGCAAGCTTGATCCGGTGATCGCGTATCCGTTCCTACCTAGCAACGGCAAGAGCGTGCGCGAGGCGGTGCGCGATGATATCGCCGTCGATCAGGTCTTTATCGGCAGCTGCACCAACGGCAGGCTCTCCGATCTGCGGATCGCCGCGCAAATTTTAAAAGGTCGCAAGGTCGCGCGCAAAACCCGCCTCATCATTACGCCTGCGACGCAAAAGATCGCTCTGGCCGCGCAAAAAGAGGGGCTGTGGGATATTTTCGTAGAAGCGGGTGCAGTCGTGAGCAACCCGACCTGCGGCGCGTGCTTGGGCGGATATATGGGGATTTTGGGCGTGGGCGAGCGCTGCGTAAGCACGACTAATCGAAATTTCGTCGGCCGCATGGGCGATAGAACGAGCGAAGTATATCTGGCAAACTCTGCCGTCGCCGCAGCTAGCGCCGTCGCAGGCAAGATCGCCGATCCGAGGGATTTGTAA
- the ilvD gene encoding dihydroxy-acid dehydratase, which translates to MRSDIIKKGYTRAPHRSLLRATGLKDEDFEKPFIGVANSFIEIIPGHFFLNKYSEILKDEIRKNGCVPFEFNCIGVDDGIAMGHSGMLYSLPSRELIANSIETVMNAHALDALVCMPNCDKIVPGMVMGALRVNVPTVFVSGGPMKKGYTKKGEPIDLSTAFEAVGKFETKEISAEELKEIECAACPSGGSCSGMFTANSMNTLCEAMGIALKGNGTVPALTPEREELIRQAGRRICEIALDEKYKIRNIVNEKSIQNALVVDMAMGGSSNTVLHILAIAREAGVNLQIAGLNEISRKIAHIAKISPSLPSVHMEDIDRAGGLSAVINEISRRDNGLLGLDALTISGESLGERVDASVIKDESVIRKVENAYSQVGGLAVLFGNLAEQGCVIKTAGIIGERKFSGKAVCFNSQDEAIEGISSGKVNKGDVVVIRYEGPRGGPGMQEMLSPTSLIMGRGLGADVALITDGRFSGATRGLSVGHVSPEAAEGGMIGLLEDGDIIDIDVDTYAINVRLSEAEIAERRAKFKPLEKPLPYRWLRMYRKLVTNASNGAILEA; encoded by the coding sequence ATGAGAAGCGACATCATCAAAAAAGGCTATACGCGTGCGCCACACAGAAGCTTGCTAAGAGCGACAGGGTTAAAGGACGAGGACTTTGAAAAGCCCTTCATCGGCGTGGCAAACAGCTTCATCGAGATCATTCCGGGGCACTTTTTCCTCAACAAATACTCCGAAATTTTAAAAGACGAGATCCGCAAAAACGGCTGCGTGCCGTTTGAGTTTAACTGTATCGGCGTGGACGACGGCATCGCGATGGGGCATAGCGGGATGCTTTACAGCCTGCCTAGCCGCGAGCTGATCGCAAACTCGATCGAAACGGTGATGAATGCGCACGCCCTGGACGCTCTGGTCTGTATGCCAAACTGCGATAAAATCGTGCCAGGCATGGTGATGGGCGCGCTTCGCGTGAACGTGCCGACGGTTTTCGTCAGCGGCGGTCCGATGAAAAAGGGCTACACTAAAAAAGGCGAGCCGATCGACCTGTCTACGGCGTTTGAGGCGGTTGGTAAATTTGAAACCAAAGAGATCAGCGCCGAGGAGCTAAAAGAGATCGAGTGCGCCGCCTGTCCGAGCGGAGGCAGCTGCTCGGGGATGTTTACGGCAAACTCGATGAATACGCTGTGCGAAGCGATGGGTATCGCGCTAAAAGGCAACGGCACCGTGCCTGCGCTAACGCCCGAGCGCGAGGAGCTCATCAGGCAGGCGGGACGCCGAATTTGCGAGATAGCGCTCGATGAAAAATACAAAATCCGCAACATCGTGAATGAAAAATCAATCCAAAACGCCCTGGTAGTCGATATGGCGATGGGCGGCAGCAGCAACACCGTGCTGCATATCCTAGCTATCGCGCGCGAAGCGGGGGTAAATTTACAGATCGCGGGGCTCAACGAGATTAGCCGCAAGATCGCTCACATCGCCAAAATCAGCCCGAGCCTGCCAAGCGTGCATATGGAGGACATCGACCGCGCGGGCGGCCTAAGCGCCGTGATAAATGAAATTTCGCGCCGCGATAACGGGCTGCTGGGGCTAGATGCGCTAACGATAAGCGGCGAAAGCCTGGGCGAGCGCGTGGACGCTAGCGTCATAAAAGACGAATCCGTCATCCGCAAGGTCGAAAATGCCTACTCGCAGGTCGGCGGGCTGGCGGTTTTGTTTGGAAATTTAGCCGAGCAGGGCTGCGTCATCAAGACCGCGGGCATCATCGGCGAGCGTAAATTTAGCGGCAAGGCCGTGTGCTTTAACAGCCAAGACGAAGCGATAGAGGGGATCTCAAGCGGCAAGGTAAACAAGGGCGACGTAGTCGTAATCCGCTACGAAGGGCCGCGCGGAGGCCCGGGCATGCAGGAGATGCTAAGCCCGACGTCGCTTATTATGGGGCGAGGCCTAGGTGCTGACGTGGCGCTGATCACGGACGGCAGATTTAGCGGTGCGACTAGAGGGCTAAGCGTCGGGCATGTGAGTCCCGAAGCGGCCGAGGGCGGCATGATCGGACTGCTAGAGGACGGCGATATAATCGACATCGACGTGGATACGTACGCGATCAACGTGCGCCTAAGCGAAGCCGAGATAGCCGAACGCAGGGCTAAATTTAAGCCGCTTGAAAAACCGCTGCCGTATCGCTGGCTGCGAATGTACCGCAAGCTAGTAACGAACGCTAGCAACGGAGCGATTTTGGAGGCGTAG